A genome region from Labilibaculum antarcticum includes the following:
- a CDS encoding sugar-binding domain-containing protein, producing the protein MKRLNLLLIIFMCLLGACAPIQKSQVDLSGEWAFQLDPENVGVQQSWFNQDLKDQIKLPGTTDEAGYGEKTSGSDYGILTRVHKYIGAAWYQREIEIPEEWKDKEITLLLERVLWQSKIYVDGKELSTKDALATPHVHHLGVLKEGKHRLTLRIDNSLIRNMGDKGHAYGEYTQSIWNGVVGKIELQARNDLNIESIRTFPYAENNQLELDVKLSKTGGLTTSLEVKVFDTSNNKLLVESLVSVTDMQQQVVIPITNKIKLWNEFNPAIYRLEATLKDGESVDTYETNFGFSKVSASKSHVLINGESVFLRGNLDCVHFPLTGYPSMDVEGWKRIFRIYKEYGLNHVRFHSWCPPEAAFTAADELGIYIQAEASTWIDWWMALSKEESKDRPEMYTQGEPKGLGPDNPDASEFVKAEINRVLDTYGNHPSFILFCIGNELGNSDFDVMGEWMRQAKEKDSRRLYAASTARTVTPNCEYSATHSYPGIGGVRQHMTNNNNWDYEKNYGQTPVPVIAHEIGQWPVYPEWKEIDKYTGVLRARNLEGFREQAKKNGVFSQDKELHQASGKLSVLLYKDEIESFMRTPSCAGIQLLSMQDYQGQGEALIGWLDCFYDSKGIVTPEEFRQFSNTIVPLVKLPSYTFWGGDSLKSEVLLHHFGEADLNNQSIRWSLVSDIEEELLEGVFSAADYQKGTLLKVGVLEVKLPDVKKASQYTLQLSVQGTEFVNAWHIWIYPKQLDLKQDDILITESLNSEAFNKLEQGGKVLLLAHQCGDPANTKFAAWKPLYWSASFFPGQSIETLGLIVQDKHPAFADFPTENYNDWQWWNICKGAHGFALDSFPEDYKSIAQPVGDFHYNHKLGSIFELKYGKGKLLVCGYDLSESRTQFPEVRQLKYSLLNYMKSDLFHPNLELDRPFLTEKFKKFELATSLAPKGFEEAILYVKSAAKMKKNGNSSWAKETDQVVIANKVDYKIEKGNSYKDEQSSCWVGSELEILIKTPEGIKGEFYVFFHDWNNQGRKGVLNFEGRDYILGAHSKEGEWVKLNVMREDSNDGKLILKAKCTRGGNLMISAIAYITKN; encoded by the coding sequence CTGGGTATGGTGAGAAAACAAGTGGATCTGACTATGGGATTTTAACCCGAGTACATAAATATATTGGTGCAGCATGGTATCAGCGCGAAATAGAGATTCCAGAGGAATGGAAAGATAAGGAAATTACTCTATTGTTAGAACGCGTACTGTGGCAGTCTAAAATTTATGTTGATGGCAAAGAGTTAAGCACAAAAGATGCTTTAGCAACGCCTCACGTGCATCATTTAGGAGTTCTTAAAGAAGGAAAACACCGTTTAACATTGCGAATTGACAATAGCCTCATTCGCAATATGGGCGATAAGGGACATGCTTACGGAGAGTACACTCAATCCATATGGAATGGAGTTGTAGGTAAAATAGAGTTACAAGCCCGCAACGATCTTAATATTGAGAGTATTCGTACTTTTCCCTATGCAGAAAACAATCAACTTGAACTTGATGTGAAGCTTTCAAAAACGGGAGGATTAACTACTTCTCTTGAAGTAAAAGTGTTCGATACATCAAATAATAAGCTGCTTGTTGAAAGCTTGGTGTCAGTAACAGATATGCAGCAACAAGTTGTTATTCCCATTACTAACAAGATCAAACTGTGGAACGAATTCAACCCGGCTATTTATCGATTGGAGGCAACTTTGAAAGATGGAGAATCTGTTGATACTTACGAAACAAATTTTGGTTTTAGTAAGGTTTCAGCATCCAAAAGTCATGTTTTAATAAACGGCGAATCTGTTTTTTTACGAGGAAATCTGGATTGTGTTCATTTTCCATTAACAGGTTATCCAAGCATGGATGTAGAAGGATGGAAGCGTATTTTCCGAATTTATAAAGAGTATGGATTAAATCACGTTCGTTTTCATTCATGGTGTCCGCCCGAAGCGGCTTTTACAGCAGCCGATGAGTTAGGAATATATATTCAGGCAGAAGCTTCAACATGGATCGATTGGTGGATGGCTTTAAGTAAAGAAGAGTCGAAAGACAGACCCGAAATGTACACACAAGGTGAACCTAAAGGGTTAGGACCAGATAACCCCGACGCATCAGAATTTGTAAAAGCGGAAATTAATCGTGTTCTCGACACCTATGGGAATCACCCGTCTTTCATTCTGTTTTGCATTGGAAATGAGTTAGGAAACTCCGATTTTGATGTAATGGGTGAATGGATGCGTCAGGCAAAAGAAAAAGACTCACGTCGTTTGTATGCAGCCTCTACAGCCCGAACGGTAACCCCAAATTGTGAATACTCAGCAACCCATAGTTACCCTGGCATTGGAGGAGTACGTCAGCACATGACCAACAACAACAATTGGGATTATGAGAAAAACTACGGACAAACACCTGTTCCTGTAATTGCCCATGAAATTGGTCAGTGGCCGGTTTATCCTGAATGGAAAGAAATTGACAAATATACTGGTGTGCTTCGTGCCCGAAATTTAGAAGGTTTTAGAGAACAGGCTAAAAAGAATGGTGTTTTTTCTCAGGACAAGGAGCTGCATCAAGCTTCGGGTAAACTTTCTGTTTTGTTGTACAAAGATGAAATAGAATCCTTTATGCGCACCCCTTCTTGTGCGGGAATTCAGTTGTTGAGTATGCAGGATTATCAGGGACAAGGAGAAGCTTTAATTGGGTGGTTGGATTGTTTTTACGATTCGAAAGGAATTGTTACCCCCGAAGAGTTTCGCCAATTTAGCAATACCATTGTTCCTTTGGTAAAATTACCGTCCTATACTTTTTGGGGAGGAGACTCATTAAAATCAGAAGTTTTACTACATCATTTTGGTGAAGCCGATTTAAATAATCAAAGCATTAGATGGAGTTTGGTTTCGGATATTGAAGAAGAATTACTTGAAGGTGTCTTTTCTGCTGCTGATTATCAGAAGGGAACATTATTAAAAGTTGGCGTTCTGGAAGTAAAATTACCCGACGTAAAGAAAGCTTCCCAATACACATTGCAACTAAGTGTTCAAGGTACCGAATTTGTGAATGCCTGGCACATCTGGATTTATCCAAAACAATTGGACTTGAAGCAGGATGACATTTTAATTACCGAAAGTTTAAATTCCGAAGCTTTTAATAAGTTGGAACAAGGAGGAAAAGTTCTGCTGTTGGCTCATCAATGCGGAGATCCTGCTAATACAAAGTTTGCAGCATGGAAACCTTTATATTGGTCAGCATCTTTCTTCCCGGGTCAAAGCATCGAAACTTTAGGTTTAATTGTACAGGATAAACATCCGGCTTTTGCCGATTTTCCAACAGAAAATTACAATGATTGGCAATGGTGGAACATTTGCAAAGGAGCTCATGGCTTTGCTCTGGATTCTTTCCCAGAAGACTATAAGTCAATTGCTCAGCCTGTAGGCGATTTTCATTACAACCATAAATTGGGATCTATATTTGAATTAAAATATGGCAAAGGGAAATTATTGGTTTGCGGTTACGATCTTTCTGAAAGCAGAACTCAATTTCCAGAGGTACGCCAATTAAAGTATAGCTTGCTAAATTACATGAAGAGTGATCTGTTTCATCCAAATTTAGAGCTTGACAGACCTTTTTTAACTGAGAAATTTAAAAAGTTCGAGCTCGCAACTTCGTTAGCACCCAAAGGATTCGAAGAGGCGATACTCTACGTGAAATCAGCAGCCAAGATGAAAAAAAATGGTAATTCATCATGGGCAAAAGAAACCGATCAGGTAGTAATTGCGAATAAAGTAGATTATAAAATTGAAAAAGGAAACTCGTATAAAGATGAACAAAGCTCTTGTTGGGTAGGTAGCGAGCTGGAGATTTTGATAAAGACGCCGGAAGGAATTAAAGGAGAATTTTATGTGTTTTTTCATGATTGGAACAACCAGGGAAGAAAAGGTGTTCTCAATTTTGAAGGACGTGATTATATTTTAGGAGCTCATAGTAAAGAGGGAGAATGGGTGAAGCTGAATGTAATGCGGGAAGACTCCAACGACGGAAAACTGATACTAAAAGCAAAATGCACAAGAGGTGGCAATCTCATGATTAGTGCCATTGCTTATATTACTAAGAATTAG